TCCTGAATGCCGTCACTGGCGGCCACCTGCTGCACAATGGTCGCCTCTTCCTCGGTCAGCACCCGGTCCACATCTAAAACCAGAACCAGGCTGTCGCCGGTCTTGGCCATGCCGGCTATGAATTCGGTGTTGATGCTGGTCCCGAAGTTCGGGGCATCGGAGATGCTTTGCGGATGGATGTTGAGGATGTCGGATACCGAATCAACAATCAGCCCCATAACCCCCCGGGAATACTCGGTGACTATGATGCAGGTGTGTTTCTTGTACTCGCCGCTGACCATTCCGAATTTCAGTTTCAGATCGATCACCGGGATGATCGTTCCCCTAAGGTTGA
The Geoanaerobacter pelophilus genome window above contains:
- a CDS encoding chemotaxis protein CheW, which encodes MAELMEKSSQRAGAPAVADSGQEYVTFTLNDEIYAFDALQVQEIIELTSVTKVPHLPGYLKGVINLRGTIIPVIDLKLKFGMVSGEYKKHTCIIVTEYSRGVMGLIVDSVSDILNIHPQSISDAPNFGTSINTEFIAGMAKTGDSLVLVLDVDRVLTEEEATIVQQVAASDGIQ